One Polaribacter sp. SA4-12 genomic window carries:
- a CDS encoding shikimate dehydrogenase family protein has product MGERKNKVFGLLGKDIEYSFSRGYFTEKFKKLGFDKYKYVNFDLQKIEEFPSVIEEGGKTLGGINVTIPYKEEVMQYLDKLDKTAKKIGAVNTIKFTKRGNLKGYNSDVVGFEKSIFPLIKENHKRALILGTGGASKAIAYALKKNGIKFKFVSRNPQKKKEISYQDLTEKVMSKYQIIINSTPVGTSPNTDKCPDIPYQFITENHLLYDLIYNPEVTTFLSKGREQGAVIKNGYEMLQLQAEESWRIWNNN; this is encoded by the coding sequence ATGGGAGAAAGAAAAAATAAAGTTTTTGGTTTATTAGGGAAAGATATTGAATATTCTTTTTCACGTGGATATTTTACAGAAAAGTTTAAGAAATTAGGGTTTGACAAATATAAATATGTCAATTTCGATCTTCAGAAAATTGAAGAATTTCCTTCTGTAATAGAAGAAGGAGGAAAAACTTTAGGAGGTATAAATGTTACCATTCCATATAAGGAAGAAGTAATGCAGTATTTAGATAAGTTAGATAAAACTGCCAAAAAAATTGGAGCTGTAAATACCATCAAATTTACAAAAAGAGGAAATTTAAAAGGCTATAATTCTGATGTTGTTGGTTTTGAGAAATCAATATTTCCTTTAATAAAAGAAAATCATAAACGTGCTTTAATTTTAGGAACTGGTGGTGCTTCTAAAGCAATTGCCTATGCACTTAAAAAGAACGGTATTAAATTTAAATTTGTTTCTAGAAACCCGCAGAAGAAAAAAGAAATTTCTTATCAAGATTTAACAGAAAAGGTAATGAGTAAATATCAAATTATTATAAACTCTACACCAGTTGGTACTTCACCTAACACAGATAAATGTCCTGATATTCCTTATCAATTTATAACAGAAAACCATTTATTATATGATTTAATTTACAATCCAGAAGTAACTACTTTTTTATCAAAAGGAAGAGAACAAGGAGCTGTTATTAAAAACGGATATGAAATGTTACAATTGCAAGCAGAAGAATCTTGGAGAATTTGGAACAACAATTAG
- a CDS encoding DUF349 domain-containing protein, with protein sequence MLENNEENVDKTESKVEEVVNETSNVETEKVADTVEVVEEETTVKTDDTVDAVEEIEKSIAVDAEKEAHKEDESAVVDYSKLSLEDLVAELSRTISNNPIQKIKNQVESIKSAFNQQFGALLAEKKAAFLEAGGNSIDFQFSSPIKSEYNNLLSDYKKQRDAHYNDLDKQLSNNLEKKLSVIEQLKDLIENADTATMYKSFRALQDTWRAIGPVSKNHYNDTWKTFHHHVERFYDLLHLSNDFRDLDFKHNLEEKLKIIDKVNALVEEADINVAFKELQDLHKIWKEDIGPVSQEMREDVWQKFSAATKKIHDRRHDHFREMRSKYQEIIDKKLAIVDKLNAYDTSNNKSHNDWQKSIKEVEVLRQEYFNSGKLPYSKSEEVWQKFKGATKKFNSAKNVFYKHEKNDQQDNLKKKMELIELAESLKESDDWESSTNTLKKIQSDWKKIGHVPRKFSDDIWKRFKAACNHYFDRYHDQKNSLNKDQQVVVDAKKAFLETVKELKEPTKDEILEVINNWRDLGALPRNARHIDGKFNKLIDRALGGLDLGKNEVSMLKFTHVIDSLAADDDVRKLDSEQMFVRKKIDEVVKEIQQLENNLGFFSNAKDDNPLVLNVKNRVNEFKEDLALWKTKLTYIKKLDY encoded by the coding sequence ATGTTAGAAAATAACGAAGAGAACGTTGATAAGACGGAGAGTAAAGTAGAAGAAGTTGTGAATGAAACTTCAAATGTGGAAACTGAAAAAGTAGCAGACACAGTTGAGGTTGTTGAAGAAGAAACTACCGTAAAAACAGATGATACAGTTGATGCTGTTGAAGAAATAGAGAAATCTATTGCTGTTGATGCTGAAAAAGAAGCTCATAAAGAAGATGAATCTGCAGTGGTAGATTACTCAAAATTATCTTTAGAAGACCTAGTTGCAGAACTTAGTAGAACAATTTCAAACAATCCTATTCAAAAAATTAAGAATCAAGTTGAAAGTATTAAAAGTGCTTTTAACCAACAATTTGGAGCTTTATTGGCAGAAAAGAAAGCAGCTTTTTTAGAAGCTGGAGGGAATTCTATTGATTTTCAATTTTCAAGCCCTATAAAATCTGAATATAATAATCTTTTATCAGATTATAAAAAACAACGTGATGCTCACTACAATGATTTAGATAAGCAATTATCTAATAATTTAGAGAAAAAGCTTTCTGTTATAGAACAATTAAAAGATTTAATTGAAAATGCTGATACAGCAACAATGTACAAAAGTTTTAGAGCGTTACAAGATACGTGGAGAGCTATTGGACCAGTTTCTAAAAATCATTATAATGATACTTGGAAAACTTTTCATCATCATGTAGAGCGTTTTTACGATTTATTACATTTAAGTAATGATTTTAGAGATTTAGATTTTAAACATAATTTAGAAGAAAAATTAAAAATCATCGATAAAGTAAATGCTTTAGTAGAAGAGGCAGATATAAATGTTGCTTTTAAAGAGTTACAAGATTTACACAAAATTTGGAAAGAAGACATCGGACCAGTTTCTCAAGAAATGAGAGAAGATGTTTGGCAGAAATTTAGTGCAGCAACTAAAAAAATTCATGACAGAAGACATGATCACTTTAGAGAAATGCGTTCTAAATACCAAGAAATTATAGATAAGAAGTTAGCGATTGTAGATAAATTAAACGCTTATGATACTTCTAATAACAAATCTCATAACGATTGGCAAAAAAGTATAAAGGAAGTAGAAGTATTAAGACAAGAATATTTTAATTCAGGTAAACTTCCATATTCTAAAAGTGAAGAGGTTTGGCAAAAGTTTAAAGGTGCTACAAAGAAATTTAATAGCGCTAAGAATGTTTTTTATAAACATGAAAAAAATGATCAGCAAGACAACTTAAAAAAGAAAATGGAGCTTATTGAGCTTGCAGAATCTTTAAAGGAAAGTGATGATTGGGAATCTTCAACGAATACCTTGAAGAAAATACAATCTGATTGGAAAAAAATAGGTCATGTTCCTCGTAAATTCTCTGATGATATTTGGAAACGTTTTAAAGCTGCTTGTAATCACTATTTTGATAGATATCACGATCAGAAAAACTCTTTAAATAAAGATCAGCAAGTTGTTGTAGATGCAAAAAAAGCGTTTTTAGAAACTGTAAAAGAATTAAAAGAACCAACTAAAGATGAAATTTTAGAGGTTATAAATAACTGGAGAGATTTAGGTGCATTGCCAAGAAATGCAAGACACATTGATGGTAAATTTAATAAATTAATAGATAGAGCTCTTGGAGGTTTAGATTTAGGTAAGAATGAAGTTTCTATGTTGAAATTTACACATGTTATTGATAGTCTTGCTGCAGATGATGATGTTAGAAAATTAGATTCTGAACAAATGTTTGTTAGAAAGAAAATTGATGAGGTTGTTAAAGAAATTCAGCAATTAGAAAACAATTTAGGATTCTTTTCTAATGCAAAAGATGACAATCCATTAGTATTGAATGTTAAAAATAGAGTGAATGAGTTTAAAGAAGATTTAGCTCTTTGGAAAACGAAGTTAACCTACATTAAGAAACTTGATTACTAA
- a CDS encoding zinc ribbon domain-containing protein: MAKKKEISVEEKLRALYDLQLIDSRIDEIRNVRGELPLEVEDLEDEVAGLNTRIANLNQDAANLETDISNKKLAIEESNELMKKYDEQQKKVRNNREFDSLSKEIEYQDLEIQLAEKRIIEFKAKIAQKKIVIDSTNEKLAKQEKHLGHKKAELDAILKETEKEEELLGKKSDEFSKTLDAHLFAAYTRIRTKVKNGLAVVAIERGASGGSYFTIPPQVQLEIANRKKITIDEHSGRILVDAALAEEEKVKMEKFFS, from the coding sequence ATGGCAAAGAAGAAAGAAATTTCGGTTGAAGAAAAATTAAGAGCTTTATACGATTTACAATTAATCGACTCAAGAATTGATGAAATTAGAAACGTTAGAGGTGAATTACCTTTAGAAGTTGAAGATTTAGAAGATGAAGTTGCCGGATTAAATACGCGTATAGCGAACTTAAATCAAGACGCAGCAAACTTAGAAACTGACATTAGCAACAAAAAATTAGCTATTGAAGAGTCTAACGAGTTAATGAAAAAGTACGACGAGCAACAAAAGAAAGTTAGAAATAACAGAGAATTTGATTCTTTATCTAAAGAAATTGAATATCAAGATTTAGAAATTCAATTAGCTGAAAAGAGAATTATTGAATTCAAAGCAAAAATTGCTCAGAAAAAAATAGTAATTGATTCTACTAACGAAAAGTTAGCAAAACAAGAAAAGCACTTAGGTCATAAAAAAGCTGAATTAGATGCTATCTTAAAAGAAACTGAAAAAGAAGAAGAATTATTAGGAAAAAAATCTGATGAGTTTTCTAAAACTTTAGATGCACACTTATTTGCAGCTTATACAAGAATTAGAACTAAAGTAAAAAACGGTTTAGCAGTTGTTGCTATCGAGCGTGGAGCTTCAGGAGGTTCTTACTTTACAATTCCACCACAGGTGCAATTAGAAATAGCTAACAGAAAGAAAATTACTATTGACGAGCACAGTGGTCGTATTTTAGTGGATGCTGCTTTAGCTGAAGAAGAAAAAGTGAAAATGGAAAAATTCTTTTCATAG
- a CDS encoding Nif3-like dinuclear metal center hexameric protein → MIIKDITNYLEELAPLNYAEDFDNVGLLVGNYNTDVSGVLVTLDTLEETVDEAIAKKCNLIISFHPIIFGGLKKLNGNSYVERVVLKAIKNDIAIYATHTALDNSKNGVSAKMCEVLGLENTMILIPKKGIIKKLTTFVPSDNAEALRNSLFTAGAGSIGNYDKCSFNTIGEGTFRGNENSNPTLGEKGELHTEKETQISVVFESKNETAILKALQDNHPYEEVAYELITTENIHQDIGMGMIGELPTAMEETEFLTYLKKTMQTDCVRHSNLLNKKIKTVAVLGGSGSFAISNAKRAKVDAYVSADFKYHEFFKAENMILLADIGHYESEQFTKNLLVAYLTKKFSNFAVILSEKSTNPIYYI, encoded by the coding sequence ATGATAATAAAAGACATCACAAATTATTTAGAAGAATTAGCACCATTAAATTATGCTGAAGATTTTGATAATGTTGGTTTATTAGTTGGTAATTATAACACGGACGTTTCTGGAGTTTTAGTTACTTTAGATACACTTGAAGAAACTGTAGATGAAGCTATTGCAAAAAAATGCAATTTAATTATTAGCTTTCATCCTATTATTTTTGGGGGATTAAAAAAACTGAACGGAAATTCTTACGTAGAACGTGTTGTTTTAAAAGCGATAAAAAATGACATTGCTATTTATGCAACGCATACCGCTTTAGATAATTCTAAAAATGGCGTTTCTGCAAAAATGTGCGAAGTTTTAGGCTTAGAAAACACGATGATTTTAATTCCTAAAAAAGGAATCATAAAAAAACTAACCACTTTTGTTCCTTCGGATAATGCAGAAGCTTTAAGAAATTCACTTTTTACAGCTGGCGCTGGAAGTATTGGTAATTACGATAAATGTTCTTTTAATACGATTGGAGAAGGAACTTTTAGAGGAAATGAGAATTCTAATCCGACTTTAGGAGAAAAAGGAGAACTACACACAGAAAAAGAAACTCAGATTAGTGTTGTTTTTGAAAGTAAAAACGAAACTGCTATTTTAAAGGCATTACAAGATAATCATCCTTATGAAGAAGTTGCTTACGAATTAATTACGACAGAAAATATCCATCAAGATATTGGTATGGGAATGATTGGTGAGTTACCTACAGCAATGGAAGAAACTGAATTTCTAACTTACCTAAAGAAAACAATGCAAACAGATTGTGTGCGTCATTCTAATCTTCTTAATAAAAAAATAAAAACAGTAGCCGTTTTAGGCGGATCTGGAAGTTTTGCAATTTCTAACGCAAAAAGGGCAAAAGTAGATGCTTATGTAAGTGCAGATTTTAAATACCATGAGTTTTTTAAAGCTGAAAATATGATTCTTTTGGCAGATATTGGCCATTATGAGAGCGAACAGTTTACAAAAAACCTTTTGGTAGCCTATCTTACAAAAAAATTCAGTAATTTTGCAGTCATTTTATCAGAAAAAAGTACAAATCCTATATATTATATATAA
- the lpxK gene encoding tetraacyldisaccharide 4'-kinase: MKFLRFLLFPFAIIYDVVTTIRNFFFEVGIFKQTSFKIPVIVVGNLSVGGTGKTPQIEYLIRLLKDGFKTAVLSRGYKRKTEGFVLLNDTYSAEDVGDEPLQYFKKFNNIDVVVDANRVAGITKLITDKSPEVILLDDAFQHRKVKGSFYVLLTKYDDLFTDDFLLPTGNLRESRSGAKRADVILITKCPTNLTEASKNKITEKLKKYNTNVFFTTISYDESTSGNKSVLVDDLKNYEVLLITGIANPNPLLSFLSEKNVSFKHLKFPDHHNFTDKEISTIKKEYADLKSSKKLILTTEKDYVRLETSIEELSFLGIQTSFLAEQEAFNSIIKNHIKLNQRC; this comes from the coding sequence ATGAAATTTCTACGCTTTTTATTATTTCCATTTGCAATCATTTATGATGTTGTAACTACAATTCGTAATTTCTTTTTTGAAGTAGGAATTTTTAAACAAACAAGCTTTAAAATACCCGTAATTGTTGTTGGTAATTTAAGTGTTGGCGGAACCGGAAAGACTCCGCAAATAGAATATTTAATCCGTTTGTTAAAAGACGGTTTTAAGACAGCCGTTTTAAGTAGAGGATACAAACGTAAAACGGAAGGTTTTGTGCTGTTAAACGATACGTATTCTGCAGAAGATGTTGGAGATGAACCTTTACAGTACTTTAAAAAGTTTAATAACATTGATGTTGTTGTTGATGCTAATAGAGTTGCAGGAATTACTAAATTGATTACAGATAAATCTCCCGAAGTTATTTTATTAGATGATGCTTTTCAACACCGAAAAGTAAAAGGAAGTTTTTATGTTTTATTGACAAAATATGATGATTTATTTACCGACGATTTCTTATTACCAACAGGAAATTTAAGAGAAAGTAGGAGCGGAGCAAAAAGAGCAGATGTTATACTCATAACTAAATGTCCGACGAACTTAACAGAAGCTTCAAAAAATAAAATTACAGAGAAGTTGAAGAAATACAATACAAATGTGTTTTTCACCACAATTTCTTATGATGAATCAACATCAGGGAATAAAAGTGTTTTAGTTGATGATTTAAAAAACTATGAAGTTTTATTAATTACAGGAATTGCAAACCCAAATCCACTTTTGTCTTTTTTAAGTGAAAAAAATGTGAGTTTTAAACATTTAAAGTTTCCTGATCATCACAATTTTACAGACAAAGAAATCTCAACAATCAAAAAAGAATATGCTGATTTAAAGTCTTCTAAGAAACTAATTTTAACTACAGAAAAAGATTATGTTCGATTAGAAACTAGTATTGAAGAACTCTCTTTTTTAGGAATACAAACTTCCTTTTTAGCAGAACAAGAAGCATTCAATTCAATTATTAAAAATCATATAAAGTTAAACCAGCGTTGTTAG
- a CDS encoding YebC/PmpR family DNA-binding transcriptional regulator → MGRAFELRKGRKMKRWSAMAKTFTRIGKDIVMAIKDGGPNPDSNSRLRAVMQNAKAANMPKENVERAIKKATDKDTANYKEALFEGYAPHGIALVLETATDNNNRTVANVRSAFNKCDGNLGTSGSVIFMFDHVCTFTIKKEDITIDLEELELELIDFEVEEVFDDEEGIIIYAPFEQFGAIQTYFEENNTEILSSGFERIPTTTTKLSEEQQADVEKLLEKLEEDDDVQNVFHSMEM, encoded by the coding sequence ATGGGTAGAGCATTTGAACTTAGAAAAGGACGTAAAATGAAACGATGGTCAGCAATGGCAAAAACTTTTACCAGAATTGGTAAAGACATTGTAATGGCTATTAAAGATGGTGGTCCAAATCCTGATTCAAATTCTAGGTTAAGAGCAGTTATGCAGAATGCAAAAGCTGCAAACATGCCTAAAGAAAATGTAGAAAGAGCAATAAAGAAGGCAACAGATAAAGACACTGCAAACTATAAAGAAGCACTTTTTGAAGGTTATGCGCCTCATGGAATAGCACTTGTTTTAGAAACTGCAACTGATAATAATAACAGAACAGTAGCCAATGTTAGATCTGCTTTTAATAAGTGCGATGGAAACTTAGGTACTTCTGGTTCAGTTATTTTTATGTTTGATCATGTTTGTACTTTCACAATTAAAAAAGAAGATATTACTATAGACTTAGAAGAATTAGAATTAGAACTAATCGATTTTGAAGTTGAAGAAGTTTTTGATGACGAAGAAGGAATTATTATTTACGCACCTTTTGAACAATTTGGAGCAATACAAACGTATTTTGAAGAAAATAACACAGAAATTTTATCTTCAGGTTTTGAAAGAATTCCAACAACTACAACAAAATTAAGCGAAGAACAACAAGCAGATGTAGAAAAGCTTTTAGAAAAATTAGAAGAAGACGATGATGTACAAAATGTATTTCATTCGATGGAAATGTAA
- a CDS encoding acetate/propionate family kinase — protein sequence MNILVLNAGSSSLKYQLIEMPSQTVKCVGLLERIGMDDAIFTHEKDNEKHSEVLPILNHEIGLKKVAKTLMDANIGVINSVDEIQAVGHRVVHGGSKFSSTVVVTEEVKDSIRELFDLAPLHNPANLTGIEIAETIFTSAKQIAIFDTAFHQTMPKEAYQYAIPNSYLEEHQIRAYGFHGTSHKYVSEKAIEYLGEKSKNIITIHLGNGCSMSAIKDGKSIENSLGFGPMNGLVMGTRSGDIDQSVIFFLMKKLNKTIDEVNNLLQKESGMMGLTGFSDLREIEEKANNGDVKCQNALNLAAYRIKKYIGAYTTALNGLDAIVFTAGIGENSSLMRQMSCENLDVLGIELDKEINAIRSKEIREIQKENAKVKILIIPTNEEIEIAKQSYTLLK from the coding sequence ATGAATATTTTAGTATTAAATGCAGGTTCTTCATCTTTAAAATATCAATTGATAGAAATGCCATCACAAACAGTAAAATGTGTTGGTCTTTTAGAAAGAATTGGAATGGATGATGCCATCTTTACACATGAAAAAGATAACGAAAAGCACTCTGAAGTTTTACCTATTTTAAATCACGAAATTGGTTTAAAAAAAGTAGCAAAAACGTTAATGGATGCAAATATCGGTGTTATAAATTCTGTTGATGAAATTCAAGCTGTTGGGCATAGAGTTGTTCATGGAGGAAGCAAATTTAGCAGCACAGTTGTAGTTACTGAAGAAGTTAAAGATAGTATTCGTGAGTTATTTGATTTAGCACCTTTACATAATCCTGCAAATTTAACAGGAATAGAAATTGCTGAAACAATTTTTACATCAGCAAAACAGATTGCTATTTTTGATACAGCTTTTCATCAAACAATGCCTAAAGAAGCATATCAATATGCAATTCCTAACTCATATTTAGAGGAGCATCAAATTAGAGCTTATGGTTTTCACGGAACAAGTCATAAATATGTTTCAGAAAAGGCGATTGAATATTTAGGAGAAAAATCTAAAAACATTATTACAATTCACTTAGGTAATGGTTGTAGTATGTCTGCAATAAAAGACGGGAAAAGTATCGAAAACTCTTTAGGTTTCGGCCCAATGAATGGTTTGGTTATGGGAACTCGTTCTGGAGATATCGATCAATCTGTTATTTTCTTTTTGATGAAGAAACTCAACAAAACTATTGATGAAGTAAACAATTTATTACAGAAAGAATCTGGAATGATGGGTTTAACTGGTTTTTCTGATTTAAGAGAAATTGAAGAAAAAGCAAATAATGGAGATGTAAAATGTCAAAATGCATTAAACTTAGCTGCTTATAGAATTAAAAAATATATTGGTGCTTATACAACAGCATTAAATGGTTTAGATGCTATTGTTTTTACTGCAGGAATCGGAGAAAACTCTAGTTTAATGAGACAAATGTCTTGTGAAAATTTAGACGTTTTAGGAATTGAATTAGATAAAGAAATTAACGCTATTCGTTCTAAAGAAATAAGAGAAATTCAAAAAGAGAATGCGAAAGTTAAAATTTTAATTATTCCTACAAACGAAGAAATTGAAATTGCAAAACAATCTTACACTCTTTTAAAATAG
- the pta gene encoding phosphate acetyltransferase: MSKAIYIAAIESDSGKSLVSLGLLRMMLTKSSKVGYFRPIINEVKDSKYDDHTNTAINFFNLDIDYDDCYAYKQNEVVELLSEGKAETVIHNVIKKYKKLEAKYDYVLVEGTDFSGEGGFTELDVNLMIAKNLGIPALIVGSGNGKKKKDFINTMQLTYKSFIKKEVDVIGIVANKIEIDEIDYIQKELQKSFPKNLQIDIIPKVDFLAYPTVKEVVQALSGRVLFGEQFLDNAIGSYSTGAMQLRNYLTRIRENALVITPGDRADIILGALQANASSNYPKISGIILTGSLTPEESIVKLIEGVQSTVPIISVDGGTFGITNKIGAVKSKIYSTHNKKILLSLDTFDKHVNAEGLTNTLTSYQSDKLTPSMFQYNLLQKARAHKKHIVLPEGDDERIIKAAARLQLLDIVDLTLLGDRNTIQLKCDQIGLQIDLDKINILNPENSIHNDAFANTLFEARKHKGMTETAAQDLVADVSYYGTLMIMNGLADGMVSGAVHTTMHTIKPALQLIKTKPGVSVVSSVFFMCLSDRVSVMGDCAVNPNPNAEQLAEIAISSALSAEAFGIEAKVAMLSYSSGSSGKGEEVEKVRKATEIVKDLKPELKIEGPIQYDAAVDMSVAKTKMPDSEVAGQASVLIFPDLNTGNNTYKAIQRETGALAIGPMLQGLNKPVNDLSRGCTVEDIFNTVLLTAIQAHQG; this comes from the coding sequence ATGAGTAAAGCTATATATATTGCCGCAATTGAGTCTGATAGTGGTAAATCTTTGGTATCATTAGGTCTTTTAAGAATGATGTTAACCAAATCTTCTAAAGTAGGGTATTTTAGACCTATTATTAATGAAGTTAAAGACAGTAAATATGATGATCATACAAATACTGCAATTAATTTTTTCAATTTAGATATCGATTATGATGACTGTTATGCCTACAAGCAAAATGAAGTTGTAGAATTGCTAAGTGAAGGAAAAGCAGAAACTGTTATTCATAATGTTATCAAAAAATACAAAAAACTAGAAGCAAAGTACGATTATGTTCTTGTAGAAGGAACAGATTTTTCTGGTGAAGGAGGTTTTACAGAATTAGATGTAAATCTAATGATTGCGAAGAATCTTGGAATTCCTGCATTAATTGTTGGTTCTGGAAATGGTAAGAAAAAGAAAGATTTTATCAACACAATGCAACTTACATACAAGTCTTTTATTAAAAAAGAGGTTGATGTTATTGGTATTGTTGCCAACAAGATTGAAATTGATGAGATAGACTATATTCAAAAGGAATTACAAAAAAGTTTTCCGAAAAACCTTCAAATAGATATTATTCCTAAAGTAGATTTCTTAGCATACCCAACTGTTAAAGAAGTTGTACAGGCTTTAAGTGGTCGTGTTTTATTTGGCGAACAGTTTTTAGACAATGCTATTGGAAGTTACAGTACAGGTGCAATGCAACTGCGCAACTATTTAACAAGAATCAGAGAGAACGCTTTAGTAATTACTCCTGGAGATAGAGCAGATATTATTTTAGGTGCTTTACAAGCAAATGCTTCTAGTAATTATCCTAAAATTTCTGGAATTATTTTAACAGGTTCATTAACACCAGAAGAATCTATTGTTAAGTTAATAGAAGGTGTACAATCTACAGTTCCTATTATTTCTGTTGATGGTGGAACTTTTGGAATCACGAATAAAATTGGAGCTGTAAAGTCTAAAATTTACTCTACACACAACAAAAAAATATTATTATCTTTAGATACTTTTGATAAACATGTAAATGCAGAGGGGTTAACAAATACTTTAACTTCTTATCAGTCAGATAAGTTAACACCAAGCATGTTTCAATATAATTTATTACAAAAAGCAAGAGCTCATAAAAAACACATTGTTCTACCAGAAGGTGATGATGAAAGAATTATTAAAGCTGCTGCTCGTTTACAATTATTAGATATTGTTGATTTAACTTTATTAGGTGATAGAAATACAATTCAATTAAAATGTGATCAAATTGGTTTACAAATCGATTTAGATAAAATAAACATTTTAAACCCAGAAAATTCTATTCATAATGATGCTTTCGCAAATACATTATTTGAAGCTCGTAAGCATAAAGGAATGACAGAAACTGCTGCGCAGGATTTAGTAGCAGATGTTTCTTATTACGGAACTTTAATGATTATGAATGGTTTAGCAGACGGAATGGTTTCTGGAGCAGTGCACACAACAATGCACACTATAAAACCAGCATTACAATTAATTAAAACAAAACCTGGAGTTTCTGTAGTATCATCTGTATTCTTTATGTGTTTATCAGACAGAGTTTCTGTAATGGGAGATTGTGCTGTAAACCCAAACCCGAACGCAGAGCAATTAGCAGAAATTGCAATTTCTTCAGCATTATCTGCAGAAGCTTTTGGAATTGAAGCAAAAGTAGCAATGCTTTCTTATTCTTCTGGAAGTTCTGGAAAAGGAGAAGAAGTAGAAAAAGTAAGAAAAGCAACAGAAATTGTAAAAGACTTAAAACCTGAATTAAAAATTGAAGGTCCAATTCAATACGATGCTGCAGTAGACATGTCTGTTGCAAAAACAAAAATGCCAGATTCTGAAGTTGCTGGTCAAGCATCTGTATTAATTTTCCCTGATTTAAATACAGGAAATAATACGTATAAAGCAATTCAAAGAGAAACAGGCGCTTTAGCAATTGGCCCGATGTTACAAGGTTTAAATAAACCAGTAAACGATTTAAGTAGAGGCTGTACAGTAGAAGATATTTTTAATACAGTTTTATTAACAGCAATACAAGCACATCAAGGATAA